A genome region from Bufo gargarizans isolate SCDJY-AF-19 chromosome 2, ASM1485885v1, whole genome shotgun sequence includes the following:
- the LOC122928601 gene encoding DNA-directed RNA polymerases I, II, and III subunit RPABC5-like isoform X2, which yields MIIPVRCFTCGKVVGNKWEAYLGLLQAEYTEGDALDALGLKRYCCRRMLLSHVDLIEKLLNYAPLEK from the exons ATGATTATACCAGTCAGATGCTTCACTTGTGGGAAGGTGGTCGGAAACAAATGGGAGGCGTACCTGGGTCTTCTACAAGCGGAATATACAGAAGG ggatgccCTGGATGCCTTAGGATTGAAGCGTTACTGTTGTCGGCGGATGCTACTCTCACATGTGGACCTCATTGAGAAGCTACTGAATTATGCCCCCTTAGAGAAGTAG
- the LOC122928601 gene encoding DNA-directed RNA polymerases I, II, and III subunit RPABC5-like isoform X1 yields the protein MGGHGACNMIIPVRCFTCGKVVGNKWEAYLGLLQAEYTEGDALDALGLKRYCCRRMLLSHVDLIEKLLNYAPLEK from the exons TGCAACATGATTATACCAGTCAGATGCTTCACTTGTGGGAAGGTGGTCGGAAACAAATGGGAGGCGTACCTGGGTCTTCTACAAGCGGAATATACAGAAGG ggatgccCTGGATGCCTTAGGATTGAAGCGTTACTGTTGTCGGCGGATGCTACTCTCACATGTGGACCTCATTGAGAAGCTACTGAATTATGCCCCCTTAGAGAAGTAG